Proteins from a genomic interval of Gossypium hirsutum isolate 1008001.06 chromosome A09, Gossypium_hirsutum_v2.1, whole genome shotgun sequence:
- the LOC107889007 gene encoding uncharacterized protein: MVGLGFGDDDEDEWKGNDGVGVENDGNYWESQHQLLEATLRRTSSLESRIRNAAKEALNDVRRHGNVCGCGKSMAESCTVCVMREVCCRLQNAGFNTAFCRSKWRSSAHIPSGEHTFLDVIEESRKGEVRVIIELNLRAEFEIARASDDYNRLVQRLPQIYVGKVERLNNVIKILCLAAKKCMKEKKMHMGPWRKHSYMQAKWLRFCERNTSTETPPAPVGCSVRSSKPRASLLTVDLLGTTLSNVRCAAV, translated from the exons ATGGTGGGTTTAGGGTTTGGTGATGACGATGAGGATGAATGGAAAGGAAACGATGGGGTCGGCGTCGAAAACGATGGTAATTATTGGGAAAGTCAGCACCAGCTTTTGGAAGCTACGTTGCGTAGGACGAGTTCTTTAGAGTCGAGGATTAGAAATGCCGCAAAAGAAGCTTTGAATGATGTACGGAGACACGGAAATGTTTGTGGTTGTGGGAAATCCATGGCGGAAAGTTGTACGGTTTGTGTTATGAGAGAAGTGTGTTGTCGTCTCCAAAACGCCGGTTTCAACACCGCCTTTTGCCGCTCTAAATGGCGGAGCTCTGCGCACATCCCATCAG GGGAGCACACGTTTTTGGATGTGATAGAGGAATCAAGAAAAGGAGAAGTAAGGGTAATCATAGAATTAAATTTGAGAGCAGAATTCGAGATAGCGAGAGCCAGCGACGATTACAATCGGTTGGTCCAAAGATTACCCCAAATTTACGTGGGAAAAGTGGAGAGATTGAATAACGTGATTAAAATCTTGTGTTTGGCTGCCAAGAAATGcatgaaggaaaagaaaatgcACATGGGACCATGGAGGAAACACAGTTACATGCAAGCTAAGTGGCTTAGATTTTGTGAACGGAATACATCGACGGAAACTCCACCGGCGCCGGTGGGATGTTCAGTCAGGTCGTCGAAGCCAAGGGCGTCGTTGTTGACGGTGGATTTGCTGGGAACAACGTTATCCAATGTGCGTTGTGCAGCTGTTTAA